The following coding sequences are from one Gemmatimonadota bacterium window:
- a CDS encoding ABC-2 transporter permease → MNTTMIGHLVRKDWYFQRGPIAAGLALGLLSLGMLLSSSQGVFYLGAVLLLTVVISIGIFLTFLTVVQERTQGMLPFVMSLPIGVREYTAAKLAANLLLFLTPWLMLGAGATAVILLRESVPDGVLPFTIALLLYVLCGYIVTLATAIVTDSEAWTIAVMATINLGLQAYIYWSLRLADVAATISGPTVAWVPSLRTIAAVELGVVALVLVATWQWQSRRKDFL, encoded by the coding sequence GTGAATACCACGATGATTGGCCACCTGGTCCGCAAGGACTGGTACTTCCAGCGCGGCCCGATCGCCGCCGGGCTGGCGCTCGGACTTCTGAGTCTCGGCATGTTGCTCTCATCGAGCCAGGGCGTCTTCTATCTCGGCGCGGTGCTGCTGCTCACGGTCGTGATCAGCATCGGGATCTTTCTGACCTTCCTGACCGTGGTGCAGGAGCGCACGCAGGGGATGCTGCCGTTCGTGATGTCGTTGCCGATCGGGGTGCGCGAGTACACCGCGGCCAAACTCGCCGCCAACCTGCTCCTCTTCCTCACGCCCTGGCTCATGCTCGGCGCGGGCGCCACCGCCGTGATCCTCCTGCGTGAGTCGGTGCCCGACGGCGTGCTGCCGTTCACCATCGCCCTGCTCCTGTACGTCCTGTGCGGCTACATCGTCACGCTGGCCACGGCGATCGTCACGGACTCCGAAGCGTGGACCATTGCCGTCATGGCGACGATCAACCTTGGGTTGCAGGCGTACATCTATTGGTCGCTGCGGCTGGCGGATGTCGCCGCCACCATCTCCGGGCCCACCGTCGCGTGGGTACCGAGTCTGCGCACGATCGCCGCCGTCGAACTTGGCGTCGTGGCGCTGGTCCTCGTTGCCACCTGGCAATGGCAATCGCGCCGCAAAGACTTCCTCTGA